One genomic window of Manihot esculenta cultivar AM560-2 chromosome 16, M.esculenta_v8, whole genome shotgun sequence includes the following:
- the LOC122722105 gene encoding uncharacterized protein LOC122722105, with amino-acid sequence MARRCKLRKGNSININLENETENNVNQNFQETQELYQNQASNFQGNTSQKTMRYHYEGHFIFSPNRIYENGRFMEKPNFDVDFISFFDILDDLKKDCGFDVIKGDKFYYLKADKSLSDLDALIEVKDDTDVKNMMDSYKKFPSKPIDIYTLFRDYDILPNGLGDELPAVTVDHTSNQL; translated from the exons ATGGCTCGACGATGCAAGTTGCGGAAAGGGAATTCCATCAATATTAACTTGGAAAATGAGACTGAAAATAATGTTAACCAGAACTTTCAAGAAACTCAAGAGTTATACCAAAATCAGGCTTCAAATTTTCaag ggaaTACTAGTCAGAAGACAATGAGGTATCATTATGAAggtcattttatattttcaccaAATAGAATATATGAAAATGGTAGGTTCATGGAGAAACctaattttgatgttgatttcaTCTCATTTTTTGATATATTGGATGACTTGAAAAAGGATTGTGGATTTGATGTTATAAAaggagataaattttattacttgaagGCTGATAAATCTCTTAGTGATCTTGATGCATTGATAGAGGTTAAAGATGATACAGATGTGAAAAATATGATGGATAGTTATAAGAAGTTCCCTTCGAAACCCATTGATATATACACTCTATTTCGAGATTATGATATTTTACCAAATGGACTTGGTGACGAGCTACCCGCAGTTACTGTTGATCACACTTCTAATCAACTTTAA